Sequence from the Anaerotignum faecicola genome:
CGGCTTCCAGCTGTATACCGCCCAGCTCCGGCTTCCTGATTGTAAATTTCTTTCTCAGTTCATCGACGTATGCTCCCTTTACCCGGATATTTTCCAGTTCCCCCGCTTCCGTATGTTCCCGCAGAAGATTCAGATAACCGACGCTCTCAGGATCCCAGCCGGTTACCAGAGAACAGATGGTATCGACC
This genomic interval carries:
- a CDS encoding DUF362 domain-containing protein, with translation MNMGVIMGGSDAVAVDTICSLVTGWDPESVGYLNLLREHTEAGELENIRVKGAYVDELRKKFTIRKPELGGIQLEA